In Urechidicola croceus, a single window of DNA contains:
- a CDS encoding FAD-binding and (Fe-S)-binding domain-containing protein — protein MLINDLQALSNSLNGELHFDNLHKLIYATDASVYRKIPIAVAIPKNNVDLKSLINFAHKNNTTLIPRAAGTSLAGQCVGDGIIVDTSKYFNKIISFDKSNKSIIIQPGIIRDELNLFLKPHGLFFAPNTSTSNRCMIGGMVGNNSSGTTSIKYGVTRDKVTRLKAILSDGNEVEFGPITSSKFIEKTKGDSLESKIYKTIFDELSNEDHQIEIKKEFPKETIHRRNNGYAIDELLKSDLFGGTESTINLCKLLCGSEGTLAFTTEITLKLDELPPKESVMVAVHFETIQQSMEAVVVAMKHNLYLCELMDKTILDCTKNNREQLQNRFFIEGDPKAILMLELSSDSKEESNKLADNLIADLKTHNFGYAYPKLFGSDIDKAITLRKAGLGLLGNIIGDDKAVACIEDTAVEVSDLPNYIAEFSKMMEDFGQEAVYYAHAGAGEIHLRPILNLKKKEDVVLFREITAKTAKLVKKYGGSFSGEHGDGIVRAEFIPLMIGHHNYELLKRIKKSFDKNYIFNKGKIVNPYLMDESLRYEINRKEPAVNTILDFSDSKDILRATEKCNGSGDCRKLPNAGGTMCPSYRATKNEKDTTRARANALREFLTNSDKPNKFNNKELKEVFDLCLSCKACASECPSNVDIATLKAEFQYQYNKDNKPSFRDLLFANNSKYNELGSRFPRLTNLILGLNLTKRIIGFPTQRSIPKLGKYTLQKWYAKNYQKNNSTKKVYLFCDEFSNYNDVQIGIDTIHLLSKLGYEVLMVDHEESGRSMITKGFLDELKVVADKNITIFKNLISEETPLIGILPTPILTFKDEYLRIVNDKESAKNIAKNTFTIEEFIQKEIKKGIIKSTDFTSEKRKIKIHGHCHQKALIGMTPAFDMLNLPKNYEVTIINSGCCGMAGSFGFEKEHYDISMQIGEDTLFPKIRNTDKSTTIVASGTSCRHQIFDGTQRTTFHPSTVLLNALN, from the coding sequence TTTGATAATTTACACAAATTAATCTATGCTACAGATGCCTCAGTCTATAGAAAAATTCCAATAGCAGTAGCTATTCCCAAAAACAATGTAGATTTAAAAAGTCTTATCAATTTTGCACATAAAAATAATACAACCCTCATTCCTAGAGCAGCAGGTACTTCACTTGCTGGTCAATGTGTTGGTGATGGGATTATTGTTGATACTTCAAAATATTTCAATAAAATTATATCATTTGACAAGTCAAATAAATCAATAATAATACAGCCTGGAATCATTCGTGATGAATTAAATCTTTTTTTAAAACCACACGGATTATTTTTTGCCCCAAACACTTCCACTTCCAATCGCTGTATGATTGGTGGAATGGTTGGTAACAATTCTTCAGGAACAACATCAATTAAATATGGAGTGACAAGAGATAAAGTTACTCGTTTAAAAGCAATTCTTTCTGATGGTAATGAAGTTGAATTTGGCCCAATTACTTCCTCTAAATTTATAGAGAAAACTAAAGGAGATTCTTTAGAAAGTAAAATTTACAAAACTATTTTTGATGAATTGTCTAATGAAGATCATCAAATAGAAATAAAAAAAGAATTTCCTAAAGAAACAATTCATAGAAGAAATAATGGATATGCCATTGATGAATTATTAAAATCTGATTTATTTGGTGGAACCGAATCTACTATCAATTTATGTAAATTATTGTGTGGTAGTGAAGGAACATTAGCTTTCACAACTGAAATAACTCTTAAATTGGATGAATTGCCTCCAAAGGAAAGTGTTATGGTTGCTGTACATTTTGAAACTATTCAACAAAGTATGGAAGCCGTTGTTGTCGCAATGAAACACAACTTGTATTTGTGTGAGTTGATGGATAAAACTATTTTAGATTGTACTAAAAACAATCGTGAGCAACTCCAAAACAGATTTTTCATTGAAGGTGATCCTAAAGCAATTCTAATGCTTGAATTGTCTTCTGATTCAAAGGAGGAATCAAATAAATTAGCCGATAATTTAATAGCTGACTTAAAAACTCACAATTTTGGTTACGCTTACCCAAAATTATTTGGAAGTGATATTGACAAAGCAATTACACTAAGAAAAGCAGGGTTAGGATTGCTGGGAAATATCATTGGAGATGATAAAGCCGTTGCTTGTATTGAAGATACTGCAGTTGAAGTATCTGACCTTCCCAATTATATTGCAGAATTTTCTAAAATGATGGAAGATTTTGGTCAAGAAGCAGTGTATTACGCACATGCTGGTGCCGGTGAAATTCACCTCCGTCCTATTCTCAATTTAAAAAAGAAAGAAGATGTTGTTTTATTTAGAGAAATCACCGCAAAAACGGCAAAATTGGTCAAAAAATATGGCGGTTCTTTTAGTGGTGAACATGGAGATGGAATTGTAAGAGCCGAATTTATTCCGTTAATGATTGGTCATCATAATTATGAATTATTAAAACGAATAAAAAAGTCATTTGACAAAAATTATATCTTCAACAAAGGGAAAATTGTCAATCCTTATTTAATGGACGAATCTTTACGATATGAAATAAATAGAAAGGAACCTGCAGTAAATACCATTCTTGATTTTTCAGATTCTAAAGATATTCTAAGAGCAACTGAAAAATGTAATGGTTCTGGAGATTGTAGAAAATTACCGAATGCAGGAGGAACAATGTGTCCAAGTTATAGAGCTACCAAAAATGAAAAAGATACCACTCGTGCTAGAGCAAATGCCCTACGTGAATTTTTAACTAATTCGGACAAACCAAATAAGTTTAACAATAAAGAACTTAAAGAAGTATTTGATTTATGCCTAAGTTGTAAAGCTTGTGCAAGCGAATGCCCTAGTAATGTAGATATTGCAACTTTAAAAGCAGAATTTCAATATCAATATAATAAAGATAATAAGCCAAGTTTTAGGGATCTTTTATTTGCCAACAACTCCAAATACAATGAATTAGGAAGTAGATTTCCTAGACTTACAAACTTAATTCTAGGACTAAACCTTACTAAAAGAATAATAGGATTTCCCACTCAAAGAAGCATTCCAAAATTAGGTAAATATACCCTTCAAAAATGGTATGCTAAAAATTATCAAAAGAACAATTCTACTAAAAAAGTATATTTATTCTGTGATGAATTTAGTAATTACAATGATGTCCAAATTGGAATTGATACAATTCACTTATTGTCAAAATTAGGTTACGAAGTGTTAATGGTTGACCATGAAGAAAGTGGTCGAAGTATGATTACCAAAGGTTTTTTAGATGAATTGAAAGTTGTTGCGGATAAAAACATTACAATTTTCAAAAATTTAATTTCTGAAGAAACACCACTCATAGGAATTTTACCAACTCCCATTTTAACATTTAAAGATGAATATCTTCGCATAGTAAATGACAAAGAATCGGCAAAAAATATTGCTAAAAACACCTTTACAATTGAAGAATTTATACAAAAAGAAATAAAAAAGGGCATCATAAAATCAACTGACTTTACATCTGAAAAAAGAAAAATTAAAATTCATGGTCATTGTCATCAAAAAGCATTGATTGGTATGACTCCTGCTTTTGACATGTTGAATTTACCTAAGAACTATGAAGTAACAATCATCAATTCTGGCTGTTGTGGCATGGCAGGTTCATTTGGATTTGAAAAAGAGCATTATGATATTAGTATGCAAATTGGTGAAGATACTTTATTTCCAAAAATTCGAAATACAGATAAAAGCACTACTATTGTTGCCTCAGGAACTAGTTGCCGTCATCAAATATTTGATGGAACTCAAAGAACTACTTTTCACCCTTCAACAGTATTATTGAATGCATTAAATTAA
- a CDS encoding DUF1624 domain-containing protein, translating to MTLVKSNRIESIDLLRGVVMVIMALDHVRDYFYYEAFFGDPTNLETTTPIVFFTRFITHYCAPIFVFLAGTSAYLYGSKKTKKELSKFLFTRGIWLIFLEIVVNNLIWKFDLTYSRIIFQVLWAIGFSMIILSLLIYLNKKIILVIGFILIAGHNLLDGIILQGSSIKSIIWYFLHQPFTPISLGSNKSILVFYPALPWIGVMALGYCFGHFYKRNFDVTIRKKWLLRLGLGAIIMFFIIRGINVYGDLVPWSVQDTTTKTVLSFFKVTKYPPSLAYLLITLGPALLFLYAFEKTKNKLTDFFLVFGRVPFFYYFLHVFVIHVLAIIGLIIFGGDWRDMIVTLEDFSTNTFANYGYPLWVVYLVWIGVIVLLYPFCKKYMIYKVNNKDKWWLSYL from the coding sequence ATGACACTAGTAAAATCTAATAGAATCGAGTCTATTGACTTGCTTCGGGGTGTGGTAATGGTAATAATGGCACTTGACCATGTAAGAGATTATTTTTATTATGAAGCCTTTTTTGGAGATCCAACTAATTTAGAAACTACTACTCCAATTGTTTTTTTCACACGATTCATCACACATTATTGTGCACCTATTTTTGTATTTCTTGCTGGTACTTCAGCATATTTATATGGAAGTAAAAAAACAAAAAAAGAACTCTCTAAGTTTTTATTTACCAGAGGGATTTGGCTTATTTTTTTAGAAATAGTAGTCAATAATTTAATTTGGAAATTTGATCTAACATATAGTAGAATCATTTTTCAAGTATTATGGGCAATTGGATTTAGCATGATAATTCTATCGTTATTAATATACTTAAACAAAAAAATTATTTTAGTTATTGGGTTTATTTTGATTGCTGGTCATAATCTCCTAGATGGCATTATACTGCAAGGTTCGAGTATTAAATCAATTATTTGGTATTTCTTGCATCAGCCTTTCACTCCTATTTCACTTGGAAGTAATAAATCTATTTTAGTTTTTTATCCTGCTTTACCATGGATTGGTGTTATGGCTCTTGGTTATTGTTTTGGGCATTTTTACAAACGAAACTTTGATGTAACAATAAGAAAAAAATGGTTACTTCGTTTAGGTCTTGGCGCTATAATAATGTTCTTTATAATCAGGGGAATAAATGTTTATGGTGATTTAGTTCCATGGTCAGTACAAGATACAACTACTAAAACAGTATTATCATTCTTTAAGGTAACAAAATATCCTCCTTCGTTGGCTTACCTTTTAATTACACTAGGCCCAGCACTTTTATTTTTATACGCATTTGAAAAAACTAAAAATAAACTAACCGATTTCTTTTTAGTTTTTGGTCGTGTACCTTTTTTCTATTACTTCTTACACGTATTTGTTATTCATGTTTTAGCCATAATTGGTCTTATAATATTTGGTGGAGATTGGAGAGATATGATAGTAACTCTTGAAGATTTTAGTACCAATACATTTGCAAATTATGGCTATCCGCTTTGGGTAGTATACCTAGTTTGGATTGGTGTTATAGTACTACTCTACCCTTTTTGTAAAAAATATATGATTTACAAAGTAAACAATAAAGATAAATGGTGGCTGAGTTATTTATAA